A single Arcobacter sp. FWKO B DNA region contains:
- a CDS encoding NERD domain-containing protein, giving the protein MLDLSAVFSSVLANLVQVWYLIPLVLIILFFKSPFGKGLLGEMLVNFAVNVRLDKQIYHLIKNVTLPTENGTTQIDHIVVSEFGIFVIETKNMKGWIFGDEKQKTWSQKIYKHTSNFQNPLHQNYKHVKTIESALGIDHSKIFSVIVFVGDSTFKTKMPENVTYAGGFIGYIKSKTDKIILQAEVNQIVTAIESGRLSRTLKTHREHVKHVQNIVKEKENTNVCPKCGSELVLRVAKQGTNKGNEFYGCSNYPKCRHTAQVI; this is encoded by the coding sequence ATGCTAGATTTATCAGCCGTTTTTTCTTCTGTATTAGCCAACTTAGTTCAAGTATGGTACTTGATCCCACTCGTATTAATAATATTGTTCTTCAAATCACCATTTGGAAAAGGCTTACTTGGTGAAATGCTTGTAAATTTTGCCGTAAATGTACGACTAGACAAGCAGATATATCATCTGATAAAAAACGTAACCCTTCCAACAGAAAACGGCACCACCCAGATTGACCATATTGTTGTATCTGAATTCGGTATTTTTGTCATTGAAACGAAAAATATGAAGGGCTGGATATTCGGTGATGAAAAACAAAAAACTTGGAGTCAAAAAATCTATAAACACACCAGCAATTTTCAAAACCCACTGCATCAAAACTATAAGCATGTAAAAACCATTGAATCTGCACTGGGAATAGATCACAGCAAAATATTTTCGGTTATCGTTTTTGTCGGTGACAGTACCTTCAAAACCAAAATGCCCGAGAATGTGACCTATGCAGGTGGCTTTATTGGTTATATAAAATCAAAGACAGACAAAATAATACTCCAAGCTGAAGTCAATCAAATTGTGACAGCAATAGAATCTGGCAGGCTGTCTCGGACATTGAAAACGCACAGAGAACATGTCAAGCATGTTCAAAATATCGTAAAAGAAAAAGAAAATACCAACGTATGTCCCAAGTGCGGAAGCGAATTGGTCTTACGCGTTGCAAAGCAAGGTACGAATAAAGGAAATGAGTTTTATGGCTGCAGTAATTACCCTAAATGTAGGCACACCGCTCAAGTCATCTAA
- a CDS encoding restriction endonuclease, whose protein sequence is MANTGKEYEIFVAGLQQALLNAENITTQKNIKVEVDKKITDNCGIDRQFDIYWEYELGGLTYKTVIECKDYASTVSVEKIDALIGKTRDIPDLKAVFATKKGYQSGAKTKAEQNKIDLLIVREQNDTDWTDEDGTPLIKKICINMHLMMPAHIHKFEPVLDGEWIKANTDVDTESPMSLSGLNNEIFIEDLIEDEKYSLHELASKLAPLDGKEYGVFEKTVKFEEAFIYHQDVKLKLIGYKIEYSVSKPINEPIEIDFSKELVGVIEYLQKGTKKSIFRDGIIK, encoded by the coding sequence GTGGCGAATACAGGGAAAGAATACGAGATTTTCGTGGCAGGTTTGCAGCAAGCACTACTTAATGCCGAAAACATCACCACACAAAAGAACATCAAGGTTGAAGTAGACAAAAAGATCACAGACAACTGCGGAATTGATAGGCAGTTTGATATTTATTGGGAGTACGAGCTTGGTGGTCTTACTTATAAAACTGTCATCGAGTGTAAAGACTATGCATCGACTGTCTCAGTAGAGAAGATAGATGCATTGATCGGAAAAACTCGTGACATCCCAGATCTGAAGGCGGTATTTGCAACCAAAAAAGGATATCAGTCAGGGGCTAAGACAAAAGCCGAACAAAACAAAATCGATCTTCTAATTGTTCGCGAGCAAAATGACACTGACTGGACTGATGAAGATGGTACGCCACTAATCAAAAAAATATGCATTAACATGCACTTGATGATGCCTGCGCATATTCATAAGTTTGAGCCTGTTTTGGATGGCGAGTGGATCAAAGCCAATACTGATGTTGATACTGAATCACCAATGAGTTTGTCAGGCTTAAATAATGAGATATTTATAGAAGACCTAATTGAAGACGAAAAGTATTCCCTTCATGAACTGGCTAGCAAGTTAGCGCCGCTGGACGGGAAAGAGTATGGGGTATTTGAAAAGACCGTAAAGTTTGAAGAGGCTTTTATATATCACCAAGATGTGAAACTCAAGCTGATCGGCTATAAAATTGAATATTCCGTATCAAAGCCTATAAATGAGCCGATAGAAATAGACTTCTCTAAAGAGCTTGTTGGTGTAATTGAGTATTTGCAAAAAGGTACTAAGAAATCCATTTTTAGAGATGGGATCATTAAATGA
- a CDS encoding virulence RhuM family protein — MDKQNKSDMIIYNDGELELSLSVNDETLWLTQKQIAELFQVTIPNINMHIKSIYKEEELFENRTIQKYLIVQKEGKREVKREVEHYNLDVVLSVGYRVNSKKATTFRQWATKILKSYITDGYVINSDKITNDRFVSLENEVVLLKSKVENISNGLENTTLKPKQGVLFDGQIYDAYVFINDLLKSAKSEVVLIDNYIDETVFTLFSKYPNLKIKIYTQITSKQLRLDFQKYNAQYQNIELAEFKKSHDRFLILDEKEIYHIGASLKDLGKKWFAFSLLDLDSFQGGFLDKIVFRKFK, encoded by the coding sequence ATGGATAAACAAAATAAATCAGATATGATTATCTATAATGATGGGGAATTAGAACTTAGTCTTTCAGTAAATGATGAGACTCTTTGGCTGACCCAAAAACAAATAGCAGAGCTTTTTCAAGTTACTATCCCAAATATAAATATGCATATAAAATCGATTTATAAAGAAGAAGAACTTTTTGAAAATCGAACTATTCAGAAATACTTAATAGTTCAAAAAGAAGGGAAAAGAGAAGTCAAAAGAGAGGTTGAACATTATAATCTCGATGTTGTCCTATCTGTAGGATATAGAGTTAATTCTAAAAAAGCAACTACATTCCGACAATGGGCAACAAAAATACTAAAAAGTTATATTACCGATGGATATGTAATCAACTCTGACAAAATCACAAATGATAGATTTGTCTCATTGGAAAATGAAGTAGTACTTCTAAAATCAAAAGTTGAAAATATATCAAACGGACTTGAAAACACGACACTCAAACCAAAACAAGGGGTTCTTTTCGATGGGCAAATTTACGATGCTTATGTTTTTATAAATGATTTGTTGAAAAGTGCGAAAAGTGAAGTAGTGCTGATAGACAACTATATAGATGAGACAGTTTTTACACTTTTTAGCAAATACCCAAATCTTAAAATCAAAATCTATACACAAATCACCTCAAAACAGTTACGACTAGATTTCCAAAAGTACAACGCTCAATATCAAAATATAGAACTTGCAGAGTTTAAAAAATCTCATGATAGATTTTTGATACTTGATGAGAAGGAGATTTATCATATCGGTGCAAGTCTCAAAGATTTAGGCAAAAAATGGTTCGCATTTTCACTCCTAGATTTGGATAGTTTTCAAGGTGGTTTTCTTGATAAAATAGTTTTCAGAAAATTTAAATGA